The Treponema phagedenis DNA segment TAAAAATTTACTTAATCTGCAAATTATTGTGCGCACCGATGACGGAGAAATTGAAAAAGTAGTTACAACTGCAGTGGCAATATGGGAGGGTGATGCGTGGGAGCTGACAAAACCGGCGGTGTATATTTTTTCAAAAAACGGGCAGATACAATTTACAGATAAATTAGCCGCAAAAGAATTTACCGAAGCGCCCGAAAACTTTCAAAGAAATATTACTTCAATCGATGAGCTTTCCGTCTCGGAGGCGGCGACATATATTCAAAAATTGAAACGGACGGGAAGACCGTATACCGAAGAACTTGCACAATATTATCGCAGGTTTTCTTTCCCTTTTACAATTTTCTTAGTGCTTTTCTTTTCAGTTTCAGTAGGCGGAAGATTTAGAAAAAATATTCTATTGATGAGTTTGCTGTTTAGCTTACTCATTGCAACGGTATATTATGTAACGGAAATGGTAACTATGCTCCTTGCAAAATGGGAGTATATTAGTCCCCTTGCCGGGGCGCTTTTACCTTTTTTGATTTTTACCTCACTCAGTATATTCCTATTGAGGCATGCAAAAACATAGAGAGATGTCAAAAGGCTTGACAGTTCTCTGTATAATTGTTTTAAAAAGAGTCTATGAGAGAGTTGATTGAATACGCATTTGTCGAGTTAAAAATTAAAAACTCCCGGTTTCTTGCTGAATGTTTTCCGATAAAAACGCAGGCGGAAGTGCGGGAGCTTTTGAAAGCTCAAAAGCAAAAGTACGCTGATTCCACACATGTGGTACATGCCTTTGTCTGCGGCGATTCCGCGGAAATACTCGGGTGTTCCGATGACGGTGAGCCTGCGGGAACTGCCGGTAAGCCCGCACTTGCGGTATTAAAGGGAAGCGGCATAACCAATATTTTTGTTACGATTACACGTTGGTTCGGCGGCACCCTTTTAGGG contains these protein-coding regions:
- a CDS encoding LptF/LptG family permease, with the translated sequence MKILQRYLLQIFFPTALVAILFFILLLEIGDLFANLPTYLTNGVGLAPILQVMYFYFPKCISFAMPLGVLFAGAYTMGTLYARNELTSVFASGMPIWTLVLPLVILGFIFSVGMFFFEDRVVIHTQYKKNRLTAKLLETEKDLSTNDIVVLSENNKIIYSAEVYDAETKNLLNLQIIVRTDDGEIEKVVTTAVAIWEGDAWELTKPAVYIFSKNGQIQFTDKLAAKEFTEAPENFQRNITSIDELSVSEAATYIQKLKRTGRPYTEELAQYYRRFSFPFTIFLVLFFSVSVGGRFRKNILLMSLLFSLLIATVYYVTEMVTMLLAKWEYISPLAGALLPFLIFTSLSIFLLRHAKT
- a CDS encoding IMPACT family protein, which gives rise to MRELIEYAFVELKIKNSRFLAECFPIKTQAEVRELLKAQKQKYADSTHVVHAFVCGDSAEILGCSDDGEPAGTAGKPALAVLKGSGITNIFVTITRWFGGTLLGTGGLVKAYGDMTKAVLEVAKTEEIIEYSFYEFTCSYADYEFLKRHFERFQTSPQTEFGQSVRMIGKIPSIHKEAFSHLRTMRVIQAGYV